Proteins encoded by one window of Verrucomicrobiia bacterium:
- the def gene encoding peptide deformylase, which yields MAILKVARLGHPVLRQKAANVDPKEIGTPEFQRFLDDMVDTMREYDGVGLAAPQVHASKQIFVCEVEKNPRYPEAPSVPLTCVINPVLKDLSDKKVPMWEGCLSIPDMRGVVPRHESLICEGLDRKGKPLTLEVSGFFARVIQHEWDHLQGHVYPDRMKDLRTLTFLQEFGRYWVDDEED from the coding sequence ATGGCCATCTTGAAAGTCGCCCGCCTCGGGCATCCCGTGCTGCGTCAAAAAGCGGCGAATGTGGATCCGAAAGAAATCGGCACGCCGGAATTCCAGCGCTTCCTCGACGACATGGTCGACACCATGCGCGAATACGACGGCGTCGGCCTTGCCGCGCCGCAGGTCCACGCTTCCAAACAAATCTTCGTCTGCGAAGTGGAAAAAAATCCCCGCTATCCCGAGGCGCCTTCGGTGCCGCTGACATGCGTCATCAATCCCGTGCTGAAAGACCTGTCGGACAAAAAGGTGCCGATGTGGGAAGGATGCCTCAGCATCCCGGACATGCGGGGCGTGGTGCCGCGGCATGAGTCTCTGATCTGCGAAGGCCTGGACCGGAAGGGGAAGCCGCTCACGCTGGAAGTCTCCGGCTTTTTCGCGCGCGTCATCCAGCACGAATGGGACCACTTACAGGGCCACGTCTATCCCGACCGCATGAAAGACCTCAGAACCCTGACCTTTTTGCAAGAATTCGGCCGCTACTGGGTCGACGACGAGGAAGATTAG
- a CDS encoding thermonuclease family protein, translated as MDVNAKYGRTLLGFALVFFLAGTASAEKVRHVIDGDTFVLEDNQRVRLIGVDTPEIDHPRYNRPGEYYGEEARLYLKKRVEGKDVRLENGPEGFDKYGRRLAYVYEGGVLVNADLIALGFGEATRAFPHPRQAEFLELEEQARQKKAGLWDKTSVRNSRPPALRRAAAWVTPVLAVLFLLPLFRKRR; from the coding sequence ATGGACGTAAACGCGAAATACGGCCGCACCCTGTTGGGATTCGCGCTTGTGTTTTTTCTCGCGGGCACGGCGTCCGCGGAAAAAGTGCGGCACGTGATCGACGGCGACACATTTGTTCTCGAAGACAATCAGCGCGTGCGGCTGATCGGCGTGGACACGCCCGAAATCGATCATCCGCGGTACAACCGTCCGGGCGAATATTACGGCGAAGAAGCGCGGCTGTATTTGAAGAAACGCGTCGAAGGCAAAGACGTGAGGCTGGAAAACGGGCCTGAAGGTTTCGATAAATATGGAAGGCGTCTGGCTTACGTTTATGAAGGCGGCGTTCTGGTCAATGCGGACTTGATCGCGCTGGGATTCGGAGAGGCAACTCGCGCGTTTCCGCATCCGCGCCAGGCGGAATTTCTCGAATTGGAAGAGCAGGCGCGGCAGAAAAAAGCCGGCCTGTGGGACAAGACATCAGTCCGGAATTCCCGGCCCCCGGCGCTGAGGCGTGCGGCGGCCTGGGTCACGCCGGTTCTTGCGGTTCTTTTTCTGCTTCCGCTTTTCCGGAAAAGGAGATAA
- the radC gene encoding DNA repair protein RadC, translated as MAETLKSWPAGERPREKLFQHGPASLTDAELLAVLLRSGFRQTGVMTQARDLIAAFGGLRGLFSQEGKRLGEIKGLGPAKAATLLAVTEISKRCLKQQMIGKSFIREPQAVVDYLTADFQDQKKEAFKILFLNKAHAVIEARTLFTGTVDRAMVHPREIIRAALEFHASALVLAHNHPSGQIEPSAEDREITAKLASLCEAMSMKVLDHIIIGGNRYFSFRENGLL; from the coding sequence ATGGCCGAAACTCTCAAATCCTGGCCCGCGGGCGAACGGCCCCGGGAAAAATTATTCCAGCATGGCCCAGCTTCGCTGACCGATGCCGAGCTTTTGGCCGTGCTCCTGCGCAGCGGCTTCCGCCAAACCGGCGTGATGACGCAGGCGCGTGATCTGATCGCCGCGTTCGGCGGACTGCGCGGACTTTTCAGCCAGGAAGGCAAACGGCTCGGCGAGATCAAAGGCCTTGGGCCGGCCAAGGCCGCGACGCTCCTGGCGGTCACGGAAATTTCCAAGCGCTGCCTGAAGCAGCAGATGATCGGAAAGTCTTTCATCCGGGAGCCGCAGGCTGTCGTCGATTATCTGACCGCGGATTTCCAGGACCAGAAAAAAGAGGCTTTCAAGATTTTGTTTCTGAACAAGGCGCATGCGGTGATCGAGGCGAGGACTTTGTTCACCGGCACGGTCGACCGCGCCATGGTGCATCCCCGCGAGATTATCCGGGCCGCGCTGGAATTCCATGCGAGCGCGCTGGTGCTCGCGCATAATCATCCGTCGGGTCAGATCGAGCCGAGCGCGGAAGACAGGGAAATCACGGCCAAGCTCGCTTCGCTCTGCGAGGCCATGTCCATGAAAGTGCTGGATCACATCATCATCGGCGGGAACCGCTATTTCAGTTTCCGCGAAAACGGACTTTTGTAA
- a CDS encoding histidine phosphatase family protein, translated as MKSRNVPQGTGVLYLVRHGAAMEGPDDDVRPLSGYGQREARELAVFLKGGGLVPDTLWTSRKKRAVDTARILSEELGCPAAEQKAWLFPESSPQTAFGNIEEYFVEYPAGKLLVVSHLPLLPQLASLLTPSNWATCSMIPTAGCLHFEKTTVWSLEQVIAPGRS; from the coding sequence ATGAAATCGAGAAACGTACCGCAAGGGACCGGCGTTCTTTATCTGGTCCGGCACGGCGCCGCTATGGAAGGTCCGGACGACGACGTACGGCCTTTGTCCGGCTATGGCCAGCGGGAGGCGCGGGAGCTGGCGGTTTTTTTGAAAGGCGGCGGCCTGGTTCCGGACACGCTTTGGACCAGCCGGAAAAAAAGGGCGGTCGATACGGCCCGGATTCTTTCGGAAGAACTGGGGTGCCCGGCCGCGGAACAGAAGGCCTGGCTTTTTCCGGAAAGCTCACCCCAAACCGCGTTCGGAAACATCGAAGAATATTTTGTGGAATACCCCGCAGGAAAGCTTCTGGTCGTTTCCCATCTTCCGTTGCTGCCTCAGCTCGCGTCTTTGCTCACGCCCTCGAACTGGGCGACTTGTTCCATGATCCCTACAGCCGGATGCCTTCATTTCGAAAAGACCACGGTCTGGTCCCTGGAACAGGTCATCGCGCCCGGGCGTTCTTAA
- a CDS encoding O-acetyl-ADP-ribose deacetylase, translated as MGKMEALLGDITKVKADAIVNAANTTLLGGGGVDGAIHRAAGPELLEECRKLGGCPTGEARLTAGYRLPARFVIHTPGPVWHGGKSGEAALLKKCYRNSLELARKNKIHSIAFPSISTGVYHFPFEEAAHIAVETARQFLDEAPEMDKVIFVCFKEADLKVYERLLAKEPVS; from the coding sequence ATGGGCAAGATGGAAGCATTGCTCGGCGACATCACGAAAGTGAAAGCGGATGCGATCGTGAACGCGGCGAACACGACGCTGCTCGGCGGAGGCGGCGTGGACGGCGCGATCCACAGGGCCGCGGGTCCGGAACTGCTGGAAGAATGCCGCAAGCTCGGCGGCTGTCCCACCGGCGAAGCGCGCCTTACGGCCGGCTATCGGCTCCCGGCCCGCTTCGTGATCCACACGCCCGGGCCGGTATGGCACGGCGGCAAATCCGGAGAGGCCGCGCTTTTGAAAAAATGTTACCGCAACAGCCTGGAGCTGGCGCGGAAAAACAAAATCCATTCGATCGCTTTTCCTTCCATCAGTACCGGCGTTTACCATTTTCCGTTTGAAGAAGCGGCGCACATTGCCGTGGAAACCGCGCGGCAATTTCTCGACGAAGCGCCGGAGATGGACAAGGTGATCTTCGTTTGTTTCAAAGAAGCGGATTTGAAAGTTTACGAGCGCCTGCTGGCCAAGGAGCCCGTTTCATGA
- a CDS encoding 23S rRNA (pseudouridine(1915)-N(3))-methyltransferase RlmH, with protein sequence MKIVFRLTWAKGSAGARAFKSKETFSLFSEYCERIGRFSSCEVGGGAESWKKNAGVLVWMCDRARKARPLSSEDVAAALDSSCSAGARELHILIGGADGFTEKDDALWKPDLRWSFGPLTLPHELASVVAAEQVYRAWTILKKHPYHQGH encoded by the coding sequence ATGAAAATCGTCTTTCGACTGACCTGGGCCAAAGGTTCCGCGGGTGCGCGTGCGTTCAAGTCCAAGGAAACCTTTTCCCTTTTTTCCGAGTACTGCGAACGCATCGGCCGCTTTTCTTCGTGTGAAGTGGGAGGCGGAGCCGAATCGTGGAAAAAAAACGCGGGCGTGCTTGTCTGGATGTGCGACAGGGCGCGCAAGGCGCGTCCGCTCAGTTCCGAAGACGTGGCCGCGGCTTTGGATTCTTCGTGCTCAGCCGGAGCGCGGGAACTCCACATCCTGATCGGCGGGGCCGACGGGTTTACGGAAAAAGACGACGCGTTGTGGAAGCCGGACCTCAGATGGAGCTTTGGGCCGTTGACGCTGCCGCATGAACTGGCTTCGGTCGTGGCCGCGGAACAGGTTTACAGGGCCTGGACGATTTTAAAGAAACATCCCTATCATCAGGGGCATTAA
- a CDS encoding thioredoxin family protein, with protein sequence MALTPSTMQPLGSAAPDFSLPDVVTGKKISLKDSAGRKALLVMFICRHCPYVVHVKHELAKLGRDYAAKDLGIVAISSNDAEHYPDDGPAKLKEMAQELGFGFPYLYDESQEVAKAYAAACTPDFFVYDAKRKLVYRGQLDDSRPGNSQPVTGRDLRQALDAALAGKAPAGEQKPSMGCNIKWKEGLAPAYFTAKK encoded by the coding sequence ATGGCCCTCACTCCATCCACTATGCAGCCGCTCGGCAGCGCCGCGCCGGACTTTTCGCTTCCGGACGTTGTGACCGGCAAAAAAATCTCGTTAAAAGATTCCGCAGGCCGCAAGGCGCTGCTCGTCATGTTCATCTGCCGCCACTGCCCGTACGTTGTGCATGTGAAGCATGAGCTCGCGAAGCTCGGGCGCGATTACGCGGCGAAAGACCTCGGCATCGTGGCGATCAGCTCCAACGACGCGGAGCATTATCCCGACGACGGCCCGGCCAAACTCAAGGAAATGGCGCAGGAACTGGGTTTTGGTTTCCCTTACCTCTACGACGAGTCTCAAGAAGTCGCGAAAGCTTACGCCGCGGCCTGCACGCCGGATTTCTTTGTCTATGACGCGAAGCGCAAACTCGTTTACCGCGGGCAGCTCGACGACAGCCGCCCGGGAAACAGCCAGCCGGTCACGGGCCGCGACCTGCGGCAGGCGCTCGATGCGGCGCTCGCGGGCAAAGCGCCGGCCGGCGAACAGAAGCCGAGCATGGGCTGCAACATCAAATGGAAAGAAGGGCTTGCGCCCGCGTATTTCACGGCCAAGAAATGA
- a CDS encoding YkgJ family cysteine cluster protein: protein MEPPDLQERLAAFQCRRCNRCCEQPGFVYVTPPETEAMAALLGLDPFDFVNRYCEIEDRKKLVLKKNPDESCVFLTREGCSVHAAKPAQCRDFPVRWRTPRSFEYCEGMKALFPKADQR, encoded by the coding sequence GTGGAACCGCCGGACCTGCAGGAACGCCTTGCCGCTTTCCAGTGCCGCCGCTGCAACCGGTGCTGCGAACAGCCCGGCTTTGTTTACGTCACGCCCCCCGAGACCGAGGCGATGGCAGCGCTTCTCGGCCTCGATCCTTTTGATTTTGTAAACCGCTACTGTGAAATCGAGGACCGGAAAAAACTCGTCCTCAAAAAAAATCCCGACGAATCCTGCGTTTTCCTAACCCGCGAAGGATGCTCCGTTCACGCGGCCAAGCCGGCCCAATGCCGGGACTTTCCCGTGCGCTGGCGCACGCCGCGAAGCTTCGAGTATTGCGAAGGCATGAAAGCGCTTTTTCCGAAAGCGGATCAGCGGTGA
- a CDS encoding CrcB family protein, with product MNKGLILAAGGILGTWARYSLSTWVQGTWPSPFPSGTFAVNLAGCFLAGLFFALAEKGTLPVAGTLLLITGFCGAFTTFSAWMLDTNVLLRGGNTGLVFLNLALSLAGGFALLQLGLRLGARG from the coding sequence ATGAATAAAGGATTGATCCTTGCCGCCGGAGGCATTTTAGGAACGTGGGCCCGCTACAGCCTCAGCACGTGGGTGCAGGGGACTTGGCCGTCGCCTTTTCCCTCCGGAACTTTTGCCGTCAATCTCGCGGGATGCTTTCTCGCGGGGCTTTTCTTCGCGCTGGCGGAAAAGGGAACGCTGCCGGTGGCGGGGACGCTTCTCCTGATCACGGGTTTCTGCGGCGCGTTCACGACGTTTTCCGCCTGGATGCTGGACACGAACGTGCTGCTGCGCGGGGGGAACACCGGCCTTGTTTTTCTGAATCTGGCTCTCAGCCTCGCGGGCGGATTCGCTCTGCTGCAGCTTGGCCTGAGGCTCGGAGCAAGAGGGTGA
- a CDS encoding response regulator — protein MAKKIMLIDDEPDTLTLLSTRLTASGFDVVPALDPIQGLKKIKETTPDLIILDVLMPKMTGYDFVQEVKKCGAEVKNIPIIVISARRSMKDFFNRWDIHSFIPKPFNSDELITAVNNALKIPVPGSAAEEAAGMTGDASSGAASDAPAKRASGEKYRILVVGIEDYLVEKLKTHLGKQGYEADSTSDEEYAFRQAKQWKPAYIYCQYWEDPNTLDAKTLYQKLKGSPETNGIKFAAFCPATMAVEALKLLEPGQVLPYSKGDELLAKVIAHLQANPV, from the coding sequence ATGGCCAAGAAAATCATGCTGATCGATGATGAGCCTGACACGCTCACCCTGCTTTCCACCCGTCTCACCGCGAGCGGTTTTGATGTCGTTCCCGCCCTCGATCCGATTCAAGGCCTGAAGAAAATCAAGGAAACCACTCCCGACCTCATCATTCTCGACGTCCTGATGCCCAAAATGACGGGCTATGATTTCGTCCAGGAAGTCAAAAAGTGCGGCGCCGAGGTCAAGAACATCCCGATCATCGTCATCTCCGCGCGCCGCAGCATGAAAGATTTTTTCAACCGCTGGGACATCCACAGTTTCATTCCCAAGCCGTTCAATAGTGACGAGCTGATCACCGCCGTGAACAATGCGTTGAAAATTCCCGTGCCCGGCAGCGCGGCCGAAGAAGCTGCGGGCATGACGGGCGACGCTTCGTCTGGTGCGGCGTCCGATGCTCCGGCGAAACGGGCAAGCGGCGAGAAATATCGCATCCTTGTCGTGGGCATCGAAGATTATCTGGTGGAAAAGCTGAAAACCCATTTGGGCAAGCAGGGCTATGAAGCCGATTCCACGAGCGACGAAGAATACGCCTTTCGCCAGGCCAAGCAGTGGAAGCCCGCCTACATCTATTGCCAGTATTGGGAAGACCCCAATACGCTGGACGCGAAAACCCTCTATCAAAAGCTGAAAGGCTCACCGGAGACGAACGGCATCAAGTTCGCCGCTTTCTGCCCGGCGACCATGGCCGTGGAAGCGCTGAAGCTGCTTGAGCCCGGGCAGGTCCTTCCTTATTCCAAGGGCGACGAGCTGTTGGCAAAGGTCATAGCCCATCTTCAGGCAAATCCGGTCTAA
- a CDS encoding nucleotide pyrophosphohydrolase: MPDKSTTIDALKQKIGKFIRDRDWEQFHSAKNLSMSMAIEAAELMELFQWQAPDRKPLVPDLRKKVEHELADVAIYVMDFCNLYGIDLSEAIVKKLRHNEAKYPAAQVRGKTHKYTYYREAARKRSKNRRKK, translated from the coding sequence ATGCCGGACAAATCCACCACGATCGACGCCCTCAAGCAGAAAATCGGCAAGTTCATCCGGGACCGTGACTGGGAGCAATTCCATAGCGCGAAGAACCTGAGCATGTCCATGGCCATCGAGGCCGCGGAGCTCATGGAGCTTTTCCAGTGGCAGGCCCCCGACCGCAAGCCCCTGGTGCCGGACCTGCGCAAGAAAGTCGAGCATGAGCTGGCGGACGTGGCCATTTACGTCATGGATTTCTGCAATCTCTACGGCATCGACCTTTCCGAAGCCATCGTGAAAAAGCTCCGGCACAACGAAGCCAAGTATCCCGCCGCCCAGGTGCGCGGAAAAACGCACAAGTACACGTATTACCGGGAAGCGGCCCGGAAGCGCTCGAAAAACAGACGGAAAAAATAA
- a CDS encoding response regulator, whose amino-acid sequence MTEIRKKILVVDDEEYLIKLLKSRLLVHRFEVVTAYNGREALEKAKSEKPDLIILDVLLPVMNGAEFVKEIKKVPAIRDTPVIVISAQPETKEEFEPKDIVAFVNKPFQPDEFISQVKKAIP is encoded by the coding sequence ATGACCGAGATCCGCAAAAAAATTCTCGTGGTGGATGACGAAGAGTACCTCATCAAGCTTCTGAAATCCCGCCTGCTCGTCCACCGTTTCGAAGTGGTGACCGCCTACAACGGCAGGGAAGCCCTGGAAAAAGCGAAATCGGAAAAGCCGGACCTCATCATCCTGGATGTTCTGCTGCCGGTGATGAACGGCGCGGAATTCGTGAAGGAAATCAAAAAGGTTCCCGCCATCCGGGATACTCCCGTCATCGTGATTTCGGCCCAGCCCGAAACCAAAGAAGAATTCGAGCCCAAAGACATCGTCGCGTTCGTCAACAAGCCGTTCCAGCCGGACGAATTCATTTCGCAGGTTAAAAAAGCAATTCCGTAG
- a CDS encoding glycerol-3-phosphate dehydrogenase/oxidase, with product MQRDLPRYQKNNYDLLVIGGGINGASIAHLAALRRMKVALLEKNDFAAGTSSKSSKLMHGGIRYLERFEFGLVRESLRERYFHVQAAPHLVRPLAFIIPVYEGDRRPLWMMRLGVFLYDLLAGSQKIGQHRFLSRDDLLKHEPNLKSEGLTGGVLYYDAQMDDARVCLENVLAADAHGAHVANYVEVTAFIKENGRVTGVRARDRLAPEKPEFEIRARNFFCAAGPWTNALLKLDEPHAPEKVRPTKGVHIVTPKKICKHAFLIPAERDNRIFFVLPWKNNSMIGTTDTDYSGSPDQVAPEEADIAYLIEETRRVFPGLELHREDFKVSFAGLRPLLKREGSASNVSREHAVFTTASGLFFVAGGKFTSYRSIAEDCVDRIRPNSMVKIEALYGSGRIDEEGLPRTAREHGVSLELIQGLVEKYGARYTDLLKLGKENPALFEAVSPGLPLIKAELVYAVRTEMARSVDDLLYRRLSLGYSPAELEPHREDLLKAIHEVCAL from the coding sequence TTGCAGCGCGATCTGCCGCGGTATCAAAAAAATAATTACGATCTTCTGGTCATCGGCGGGGGCATCAATGGCGCCTCCATCGCCCATCTTGCCGCGCTGCGGCGCATGAAAGTCGCGCTGCTCGAAAAAAACGACTTCGCGGCCGGCACCTCCAGCAAATCCTCCAAGCTCATGCACGGCGGCATCCGCTATCTGGAACGCTTCGAATTCGGCCTGGTCCGCGAGTCCCTCCGGGAACGCTATTTCCACGTGCAGGCCGCGCCGCATCTGGTCCGGCCGCTGGCTTTCATCATTCCCGTCTACGAAGGGGACAGGCGTCCGCTTTGGATGATGCGGCTCGGCGTGTTTCTCTACGACCTGCTGGCCGGTTCCCAGAAAATCGGGCAGCACCGTTTTCTGAGCCGCGACGATCTTCTCAAGCACGAACCCAACCTCAAAAGCGAAGGCCTGACCGGCGGCGTGCTTTATTACGACGCGCAGATGGACGACGCGCGCGTGTGCCTGGAGAACGTGCTTGCCGCGGACGCCCATGGCGCGCATGTCGCCAACTACGTCGAGGTGACGGCCTTCATCAAGGAAAACGGCCGTGTCACCGGCGTGCGGGCCCGCGACCGCCTCGCGCCTGAAAAGCCGGAGTTCGAGATCCGGGCCAGGAACTTTTTTTGCGCTGCGGGGCCGTGGACCAATGCCCTGCTCAAGCTCGACGAGCCTCATGCGCCGGAAAAAGTCCGGCCGACCAAAGGCGTGCACATCGTGACGCCGAAAAAAATCTGCAAACACGCGTTCCTGATTCCGGCCGAGCGCGACAACCGCATCTTTTTCGTGCTGCCGTGGAAAAATAATTCCATGATCGGGACGACGGACACGGATTACTCGGGTTCGCCGGACCAGGTGGCGCCGGAGGAGGCGGATATCGCGTACCTCATCGAAGAAACGCGCCGTGTTTTTCCGGGCCTTGAATTGCACCGCGAGGATTTCAAGGTGAGCTTCGCCGGGCTGAGGCCGCTGCTGAAAAGGGAAGGCAGCGCGTCGAATGTGTCGCGGGAGCACGCGGTTTTTACCACAGCGTCCGGTCTGTTTTTCGTGGCGGGCGGCAAATTCACGTCCTACCGCAGCATCGCGGAAGACTGCGTGGACCGGATCCGTCCGAACTCCATGGTAAAAATCGAGGCTTTGTACGGCAGCGGCCGCATCGACGAAGAAGGGCTTCCTCGCACGGCCCGCGAGCACGGCGTTTCGCTGGAGCTGATTCAAGGCCTTGTCGAAAAATATGGGGCACGGTATACGGACCTTCTGAAGCTTGGAAAAGAAAATCCCGCGCTTTTCGAAGCTGTTTCACCCGGCCTTCCTTTAATTAAAGCCGAGTTGGTTTACGCGGTCCGGACGGAAATGGCGCGCAGTGTCGACGACCTGCTCTACCGCCGGCTTTCCCTCGGGTATTCTCCGGCAGAACTCGAGCCTCACCGGGAAGACCTTCTCAAAGCCATCCACGAGGTTTGTGCCCTGTAG
- a CDS encoding dienelactone hydrolase family protein has protein sequence MLVLALAAAQTPAFAALQGKTVEYKQGDTVLEGYLVYDDAVQGTRPGVVVVHEWKGLNDYAKRRADMLAQMGYVAFAADMYGKGVHAETHEEAGKLSGALKSDRKLMRERAQAALDTLKADPHVDVKRIAAIGYCFGGTTVLEMARAGFDLKGVASFHGALSTPAPAEKGNVKAKVIAFSGADDKFIPKEERDAFQKEMTEAGADWQFVLFSGAVHSFTVAEAGNDNSKGMAYNANADRRSWEMLKQFFNEIFSETPA, from the coding sequence ATGCTTGTCCTTGCCCTGGCCGCGGCCCAGACGCCTGCGTTTGCCGCCCTGCAGGGAAAGACCGTCGAATACAAGCAAGGCGATACCGTGCTGGAAGGCTATCTCGTTTACGACGACGCAGTGCAGGGGACGCGGCCCGGCGTTGTTGTGGTTCACGAATGGAAAGGCCTGAACGATTACGCGAAGCGCCGCGCGGACATGCTTGCGCAGATGGGCTACGTGGCTTTTGCCGCGGACATGTACGGTAAGGGCGTGCATGCCGAAACGCACGAAGAAGCGGGCAAGCTTTCCGGCGCGCTGAAAAGCGACCGCAAGCTCATGCGTGAGCGCGCGCAGGCCGCGCTCGACACCCTCAAGGCCGACCCTCACGTGGACGTAAAACGTATCGCGGCGATCGGTTATTGCTTCGGAGGTACGACCGTGCTGGAAATGGCGCGCGCGGGTTTTGACCTGAAGGGTGTGGCCAGCTTCCACGGCGCGCTTTCCACGCCGGCTCCGGCGGAAAAAGGGAACGTGAAGGCGAAGGTTATCGCCTTCAGCGGAGCCGACGACAAGTTTATTCCGAAAGAGGAACGGGACGCCTTCCAGAAAGAGATGACCGAGGCCGGCGCGGACTGGCAGTTCGTGCTTTTCTCCGGGGCTGTCCACAGCTTTACCGTGGCCGAAGCGGGGAACGACAATTCCAAAGGCATGGCCTACAATGCCAATGCGGACCGGCGCTCGTGGGAAATGCTCAAGCAGTTTTTTAACGAGATCTTTTCGGAAACACCGGCGTAA
- a CDS encoding 4a-hydroxytetrahydrobiopterin dehydratase, producing MPQDISAETLSSKKCRPCEGKTQPMTSAEITSYLEHVPGWEYRDGQVQKTFTFKNYYQTTAFVNAVAWIAHQEDHHPDIQFGYKNCTVRYSTHAIGGISENDFICAAKVNALTAV from the coding sequence ATGCCCCAGGATATTTCCGCCGAAACCCTCAGCTCCAAAAAGTGCCGTCCCTGCGAAGGCAAGACCCAGCCCATGACGTCCGCTGAGATTACGTCCTACCTGGAACACGTTCCCGGCTGGGAATACCGCGACGGCCAGGTTCAAAAAACGTTTACCTTCAAAAATTATTATCAGACCACCGCCTTCGTGAATGCCGTGGCCTGGATCGCGCACCAGGAAGACCATCACCCCGACATCCAGTTCGGCTACAAGAATTGCACGGTCCGCTATTCCACGCACGCGATCGGCGGCATTTCCGAAAACGATTTCATCTGCGCGGCCAAAGTCAATGCGCTGACCGCCGTTTAA
- the lpdA gene encoding dihydrolipoyl dehydrogenase, with protein sequence MNPTKTDIVVVGAGPGGYAAAFYAADKGKKVILVEKESRLGGVCLNRGCIPSKALLHATEMIKEAKESAKRGITFQDPKIELSKLVAWKESILSKLSQGIQGLASRRGVEVWHGRGHFEDSQTLRVETSEGQKFIRYDQAIVAVGSLPAMPSAFDLGNPRIMTSTEALEVQEIPESLLVVGGGYIGMELGTVYAALGSNIVMVEAMDSILAGADPDLVRPVAHFAEKNFKEVRLKTKVLKMATQKKQIFVSMDCDGKKKEELYDRVLVSVGRVPNVEDLGLENTKIERDDKGFIKVDEHQQTSDPAIYAIGDVAGGMLLAHKAAKEARIAVEVITGEPSAFRDIVIPAVVFTDPEVAWCGLTESEARKKNINVEVVRFPWSASGRALTLDRTDGVTKIIVEPETERVLGVGIAGHGAGDLISEGVVAVEMGATIRDLAECVHPHPTLSETLMESAEMFFGHSTHAFSRPKKKQEETVEA encoded by the coding sequence ATGAATCCGACCAAGACCGATATCGTCGTCGTAGGCGCTGGGCCCGGCGGTTATGCCGCGGCCTTTTACGCGGCCGACAAGGGCAAGAAAGTCATCCTCGTCGAAAAGGAAAGCCGGCTCGGCGGCGTGTGCCTGAACCGCGGCTGCATTCCGTCGAAAGCGCTTTTGCACGCGACGGAGATGATCAAGGAAGCCAAGGAATCGGCCAAGCGCGGCATTACGTTCCAGGACCCGAAGATCGAGCTCTCGAAGCTCGTCGCGTGGAAGGAATCCATTCTTTCGAAGCTCAGTCAGGGCATCCAGGGCCTCGCGTCGCGCCGCGGCGTGGAAGTGTGGCACGGCCGCGGGCATTTCGAAGACTCGCAGACGCTGCGCGTCGAGACTTCCGAAGGCCAGAAGTTCATTCGTTACGACCAGGCCATCGTCGCCGTGGGCTCGCTGCCGGCCATGCCGTCGGCGTTTGACCTCGGCAATCCGCGCATCATGACGTCGACCGAAGCTCTCGAGGTCCAGGAAATTCCCGAGAGCCTCCTCGTCGTGGGCGGCGGCTACATCGGCATGGAACTCGGCACGGTATACGCGGCGCTCGGCAGCAACATCGTCATGGTCGAAGCCATGGACTCGATTCTCGCGGGCGCGGACCCGGATCTCGTGCGTCCCGTGGCGCACTTCGCGGAAAAGAATTTCAAGGAAGTGCGGCTGAAGACCAAGGTTTTGAAAATGGCCACGCAGAAAAAGCAGATCTTCGTTTCCATGGACTGCGATGGGAAGAAAAAAGAAGAGCTCTACGACCGCGTGCTCGTTTCTGTGGGCCGCGTGCCGAACGTCGAAGATCTCGGCCTGGAAAATACCAAGATCGAACGCGACGACAAAGGCTTCATCAAAGTGGACGAGCATCAGCAGACGTCCGATCCGGCTATCTACGCGATTGGCGACGTGGCCGGCGGCATGCTCCTGGCGCACAAGGCTGCGAAGGAAGCGCGCATCGCGGTGGAAGTCATCACCGGCGAGCCCAGCGCTTTCCGTGATATCGTGATTCCTGCTGTCGTTTTCACCGATCCCGAAGTCGCCTGGTGCGGCCTTACGGAATCCGAAGCCCGGAAAAAGAATATCAACGTCGAAGTCGTGCGCTTTCCGTGGTCGGCTTCCGGCCGCGCGCTGACCCTCGACCGGACCGACGGGGTAACGAAGATCATCGTCGAGCCTGAAACCGAAAGGGTGCTTGGTGTGGGAATCGCGGGCCATGGCGCCGGTGATCTTATTTCCGAAGGCGTCGTTGCCGTGGAAATGGGGGCTACGATACGCGACCTCGCGGAATGCGTGCATCCGCACCCCACGCTTTCAGAAACGCTCATGGAATCCGCCGAAATGTTTTTCGGCCATTCGACGCATGCCTTCTCGCGTCCGAAAAAGAAGCAGGAAGAAACCGTCGAGGCGTAA